GTTTTACTTCCGCACGACGGACGTGACGGGGACGATTGAGCTTCCGGAAGGGACAGAGATGGTTATGCCTGGAGATAATATTTCCATGCAGGTCAACCTGATTGCCCCGATTGCCATGGATGATGGTCTGCGCTTCGCTATCCGCGAAGGCGGTCGTACCGTCGGTGCCGGGGTCGTCGCTAAAATTATCGAATAGGCAATATTTAGGCGGTCTTATAGAGCGTTGAGCTAAATACCGCGTTTGTGCTCAGGTAAATCGTTAAAAAGCCTTGATTTTCCTGGTCAGTGCGCGCTATAGACCGCCATCCGGTCGTCACACCTGTGTCGACCGGACAAGTTTTTTTGCGCCCAAGACGGCGGTTAGAGCGAAGTTTTAGTCAAAGATATTAAGGCACTAGGCAAATATGGCGGTGGGTTCCACGTAATCTTTCATGTGGATGGCACCGGTTCTAAGGGCGGCCACTTAAAGTGTAGGGGTGTAGCTCAATTGGTAGAGCACCGGTCTCCAAAACCGGGGGCTGTAGGTTCGAGTCCTATCACCCCTGCCACCCTATAAATGCCTGCCTGGGCTTTAATTTGAATTTCTTTTTGACAGTCGTTCATTCCGTCTTAGGTGTTGAAAACAAAAGGCAAAACTGCCTGAGACGTTGGGTTATTTAGGTCGGACGAAAAAGAGAAAATGGCAAGAACCACACCAGGTCAGTTTGTTCGGCAGGTTAGGCAGGAAATGTCTAAAGTGACATGGCCGAGCCGCAGAGAAGCATCCGTGTCGGTGCTCCTGGTTTTTATATTCTGCAGTATTTTTGCGGTTTTTTTCTTGGTGGTAGACAAAATTCTCAGCCTCGGCGTCTCATGGTTGTTTGGGTAAGGGGCCGATAGAATGTCTGCTAAGTGGTATGTGTTGCACGTTTATTCTGGATTCGAGAGTAAAGTGGCTCAGTCGATCCGAGAGCAAGCTGTGCAGCAAAATATGGCTGACAAGATCGAAGAAGTGCTTGTGCCTATTGAAGAAGTTGTGGAAATGCGTCGCGGGGCTAAGGTCAATGCGGAGCGCAAGTTCTTTCCAGGCTATGTGTTGATTAAAATGGACCTGACCAACGAGAGTTGGCATTTGGTCCAAAACACGCCGAAAGTCACAGGTTTTCTGGGTGGTCAAGGTAAGCCATCGCCGATCTCCCAATCTGAAGCTGAGCAAATTATGCGTCAGGTGCAGGAAGGGATAGAGCGTCCGAAACCCTCGGTGGTATTTGAGGTTGGTGAGCAAGTTCGTGTGAGCGACGGTCCGTTCTCGTCGTTTAACGGATTTGTTGAAGATATTGATGAAGAGAAGGCCAGATTGAAGGTTTCAGTGTCCATTTTTGGTCGTTCGACACCTGTCGAACTGGAATACAGTCAGGTCGAAAAACTATAGGAATTCTGTGGGAGGTCGTCTCCGAAAGGCCTCGGAGAACCGTACCACGGACCCGGCGCGCTGAAGGGTAATTTGGCGCAATTGCTGAGGTGATAACATGGCGAAGAAGATAACAGGCTATATTAAGTTGCAGATTGCGGCTGGCCAAGCGAACCCGTCCCCACCGGTCGGTCCAGCGCTTGGTCAACGTGGTGTAAATATTATGGAATTCTGCAAGGCGTTTAATGCGTCAACGCAGCAAATGGAGCAAGGGGTGCCGGTTCCGACCGTAATTACGGTTTACGCGGACCGTTCATTTACCTTTCAAACAAAAACTCCTCCTACGAGTTATTTCTTGATCAAAGCGTCTAAGAAGAAAAAGGGCGGCTCAACACCAGGTCGTGACATCGCCGGTTCTGTGACCAAAGCCCAAATACGCGAGATTGCTGAACAAAAAATGCCTGATTTGAACTGTGCAACAATTGAAGCTGCCATGCTTCAGGTTGAGGGCTCGGCACGTTCAATTGGCTTGGAAGTGGTGGGGTAAAGATTATGGCAAAAAAAGGAAAACGCCTAACGTCGAGCTACGAAGCCATTGATCGCGATGCTTTTTACTCCGTTGATGATGCCGTTAAGATGATTAAAGAGCGGGCTACGGCAAAGTTTGATGAAACGATTGAATTGGCTCTGAACCTTGGTGTCGATCCTCGCCATGCTGACCAAAATGTTAGAGGCGTTGTCGCTTTGCCACATGGTACAGGTAAGACTATGCGCGTCGCTGTGTTTGCAAAAGGCGATAAAGCTGAGGCGGCCAAGGCTGCGGGTGCTGATTTTGTTGGTGGAGATGATTTAGCCGAGAAAATCCAAGCTGGAGAAACAGGCTTTGACCGCGTTATTGCAACGCCAGATATGATGGGTGTTGTTGGTAAGCTTGGTAAGGTGCTCGGTCCACGCGGCTTAATGCCAAACCCAAAGCTTGGAACTGTGACGCCTGATGTCGAAACGGCCGTTAAAAACGCTAAAGCTGGTGAAGTTCAGTTCAGAGTTGAGAAGGCTGGCTTGGTCCATGCAGGGATTGGTAAGGCAAGCTTCTCTGAGCAGCAGTTAAGCGAGAACCTCCAGGCATTTCTTGGCGCTATTTTAAAAGCTAAGCCAACCGGCGCTAAAGGCACATACTTAAAGAAGATTTCGCTCAGCTCCACAATGGGGCCGGGTGTCAAAGTTACTGTTAGTGAAGCAAGCGCTGGCTGACAGCTAAAGGCTTTCGGTCTCTTCAAGCTTTTGAGGGGGCTGAAAGGCGGAACCTTAGGGTTTCGCAGCCTGTCCGAGACTGGTGGCGTCTTTCCGGGAAACCGGTGGGCTTAATGGCATAGGCCGCCATCATAGATGGGAGTGGATATTCGTATTGGTTTGACTAAGAGCCAACAACGGATCGGCACTTCTGCGGCAGGACATGAGCGATGTTGGTCGTGCGAGTTTGTTGACTGACATCATGTGCAACTGGTTCGAGGCAGCTTTTATGCCGAGAACCTTCGTAGCGGAGACGGATGTGAACCGAGAGCAAAAACAGGATCTGATTTCCTCTCTCAACGCATTGCTCCAGGGCCAATCGTTTGTTGCAGTCACCCATTACAAGGGCCTGACTGTTAAACAACTTGAGGACCTGCGTGGCAAAGCGCGTGAGGCGGGGGCTGGATTCCGTGTCACTAAAAATCGGCTCACGCGTCTTGCCTTAGCAGGAACCAAGTTTGAAGACTTGAGCGAGTTGTTTACCGGACCAACGGCAATTGCCTATTCAGAGGATCCGGTCGCAGCTGCAAAAGTGTGCGCAAACTTTGCCAAGGACAATGAGAATCTAGTGATTCTGGGTGGATCCCTGGATGGACAGATTATGGACATCGCGCAAGTCGGTGCCCTAGCCAAACTGCCATCTTTGGACGAACTCCGTGCCAAGCTTGTTGGCATGATCTCTACGCCAGCCACGCGTATCGCAGGGGTGCTTCAAGCTCCAGGCGGTCAGTTGGCTCGTGTTCTCAATGCCAAGGCCCAGCAGGGCGAAGCCGCTTGACGCTGATCCGTAAAGAAACCTGTTCAAACCTTAATTGGAGTGCCAATCAATGGCTGATCTAGAAAAAATTGCAGACGACCTCTCTAACCTGACTGTTTTGGAAGCTGCAGAGCTTTCTAAAATGCTCGAAGAAAAATGGGGCGTCTCTGCCGCTGCGCCAGTAGCTGTCGCTGCTGCCGGTGGTGCGGTTGCTGGCGGTGAAGCCGCAGAAGCAAAAGACGACTTTGACGTTATTCTTGCTGAAGTCGGCGATAAGAAAATCAACGTTATTAAAGAAGTCCGGGCCATCACCGGTCTCGGCCTTAAAGAAGCTAAAGACCTCGTTGAGGGTGCACCTAAGCCTGTTAAAGAAGGTGTGCCTAAGGCCGAAGCTGAAGAAATCAAGAAGAAGCTGGAAGAAGCTGGAGCTAAAGTGGAGCTCAAGTAATTCAAGCGGCTATAAAAGTTCGGTGTTTGGGAAGCAGTGCCACTGGGTACTGCTTCTCGCACCATTTTTTCGCTGCGGTATCGCAGCTGTTTGTCGTTGAGGTTCGATGACGAGAGGGGCTTGGTCGTTAGAATGCTTAGCCCCTGTCGTCATCGTATTCGTGTCTCTGCCTAATCCGTTTGTTGCCCTTGATTGCGGTTCAAACGTCAACTAGTGAGGATCACTCATGTCGAAGTCGTTCACCGGTCGTAAGTGGATCCGTAAGAATTTTGGTCGCATTCCTTCAGTGGCGACCATGCCTAACCTCATTGAGGTTCAGAAAAGCTCTTACGATACTTTTTTGCGCACAGGAGCTTCCGCTGCTGAGCGTGAAGTGTCGGGGCTTCAGGAAGTCTTCAAGTCTGTCTTTCCGATTAAAGATTTTAGCGGTAAGGGCGAGCTTGAGTTTGTCGCCTATGATTTGGAAGACCCGAAGTATGACGTTGATGAGTGTCGTCAACGGGGGCTGACTTTTTCTGCTCCATTAAAGGTGACGCTGCGCTTGGTCGTTTGGGACATTGACGAAGAGACTGGTGCCCGGTCTGTACGCGACATCAAAGAGCAAGATGTTTACATGGGCGATATGCCTTTGATGACTGACAACGGCACCTTTATCATCAATGGGACAGAGCGCGTTATAGTATCGCAGATGCATCGTTCTCCGGGCGTGTTTTTTGATCACGATAGAGGCAAAACGCACTCGTCCGGCAAGTACTTGTTTGCTGCGCGCGTTATTCCTTATCGTGGTTCTTGGCTTGACTTCGAATTTGATGCGAAAGATCTCGTCTATGTGCGTATTGATCGCCGTCGTAAGTTGCCAGTCACGACCTTGCTTTATGCTTTGGACAGTATTGAGTCTGAAGAACTGAGAGCCAAGCGCGCTAAGCAAGGTAAGACTATTGATGCCCATGAAATCACAGGTATGAGTTCCGAGGAGATCCTCGACTACTTCTACGACACAGTCACATATACGTTTGATAAAAAGGGCTGGAAGACGCCTTTTGATGCTGAGCGTATGAAGGGCGCTAAGTTGCCGTTCGACTTAGTGGATGCCAAAACTGGGCGTGTCAAAGTTGAAGCTGGTAGCAAGCTCTCAACCCGGGTTGCTGCGAAACTCGAGAAAGACGGGGTCAAGGAACTTCGCATTTCGACTGAAGAATTGATTGGCAAGTTTATTGCTAAAGAGATTGTTAATCTGGAGACCGGCGAGATTCATGCTGAAGCCGGTGCTGAAATTACAGAGGAAATGCTCGAGGAACTTCTCGAGCAGAAAATTACATCTATTGATGTTCTTGCGATTGATGGCGTGAATATTGGGCCGTATATCCGCAATACGCTTGCGCTGGATAAAAACACAACGCGTGAAGAAGCATTGGTCGATATTTATCGCGTCATGCGTCCCGGCGAGCCACCCACACTTGATACGGCTTCTGCAATGTACCGTAGCTTGTTCTTTGACTCCGAACGTTACGATTTGTCAGCTGTCGGTCGAGTGAAGATGAATGCGCGGTTGGACTTCAGCCTCGATGATGTTCCAGATACGACACGCGTTCTGCGCAAAGAAGATATCCTGAGCATTGTCAAAGTGCTGGTGCAGCTTAAAGACGGCAAGGGTGATATCGATGATATCGATCACCTCGGTAATCGTCGTGTACGTTCAGTCGGTGAACTGATGGAAAATCAGTATCGTGTCGGTTTGTTGCGCATGGAGCGTGCCATTCGTGAACGTATGAGCTCTGTTGAGATTGATACGGTCATGCCGCATGACTTGATTAATGCTAAGCCGGCTGCAGCAGCTGTTCGAGAGTTCTTTGGATCTTCACAACTGTCTCAGTTTATGGACCAGACAAACCCACTATCAGAAATTACGCACAAGCGTCGTCTTTCTGCGCTTGGGCCGGGTGGTCTGACCCGTGAGCGTGCAGGTTTTGAAGTCCGTGACGTTCACCCAACTCACTACGGTCGGATTTGTCCAATTGAAACGCCAGAAGGTCCAAACATTGGTTTGATCAACAGTTTGGCGACGTTCGCGCGGGTTAATAAGTACGGCTTTATTGAGAGCCCTTACCGCAAAGTGGTGAACGGAAAAGTCACTAATGAAGTCGTTTATCAGTCGGCTATGGAAGAGGGGCGCTATAAAATCGCTCAAGCTAACGAGCCTATTGATGAAAAAACGGGCCGCTTCCAAGATGATCTGATTAACTGCCGGAAGGCAGGCGATTTTGTGATGATACCGCCAGAAGAAATTGACTACATGGACGTTTCGCCCAAACAGTTAGTTTCTGTCGCGGCGGCATTGATTCCATTCCTTGAAAACGATGATGCGAACCGCGCCCTCATGGGGTCTAACATGCAACGGCAAGCAGTGCCGCTCCTCCGTGCCGAAGCGCCGCTCGTTGGCACGGGTATCGAAGATGTTGTCGCCCAGGATTCTGGGGCATCCGTCACGGCCCGCCGCTCTGGTGTTGTTCAGCAGATTGATGCGACACGTATTGTTGTGCGCGCAACAGAAGACACATCTTCTTCTGCACCCGGTGTTGATATTTATCGTTTGCAAAAGTTCCAAAGATCTAACCAAAATACGTGCATCAACCAACGCCCCTTGGTGAAGGTTGGAGATATCGTTGCAAAGGCTGATATCATTGCTGACGGTCCGTCGACACAACTCGGCGAGCTTGCCTTGGGCCGTAACGTGCTTGTCGCGTTTATGCCGTGGAATGGTTACAACTTCGAAGATTCAATTTTGATCTCAGAACGCATTGTTCGGGATGACGTGTTTACATCGATCCATATTGAAGAGTTTGAAATCATGGCCCGTGACACCAAGCTGGGTCAGGAAGAGATCACACGTGATATTCCAAACGTTGGCGAAGAAGCTCTCGGCAATCTTGACGAAGCTGGTATCGTTTATGTCGGTGCTGAAGTTGGACCAGGGGATATTCTCGTTGGTAAAGTGACGCCAAAAGGTGAAAGCCCTGTGACGCCGGAAGAAAAATTGCTCCGTGCAATCTTCGGTGAAAAAGCTTCAGACGTTCGCGACACATCGATGAAGGTGTCGCCGGGGGCCACAGGGACTGTTGTTGAAGTGCGAGTGTTTAATCGCCGCGGTATCGATAAAGATGAGCGTGCCCTTGCCATTGAGCGCATGGAAATTGAGCAACTCGTCAAAGACCGTGATGATGAAAAAGCAATTCTAGAGCGTTCTTTGAATGAACGTTTCAAAGAGCTTATCCTCAATAGAAAAATTGTCTCCGGGCCAAAGGGCGTGGAAGAAGGCAAGATGGTAACCGAGGACGTTCTGGCTGCGTTGACGCCAGGTCAATGGCGTCAAATTGTGATT
This Rhodospirillaceae bacterium DNA region includes the following protein-coding sequences:
- the secE gene encoding preprotein translocase subunit SecE is translated as MARTTPGQFVRQVRQEMSKVTWPSRREASVSVLLVFIFCSIFAVFFLVVDKILSLGVSWLFG
- the nusG gene encoding transcription termination/antitermination protein NusG, yielding MSAKWYVLHVYSGFESKVAQSIREQAVQQNMADKIEEVLVPIEEVVEMRRGAKVNAERKFFPGYVLIKMDLTNESWHLVQNTPKVTGFLGGQGKPSPISQSEAEQIMRQVQEGIERPKPSVVFEVGEQVRVSDGPFSSFNGFVEDIDEEKARLKVSVSIFGRSTPVELEYSQVEKL
- the rplK gene encoding 50S ribosomal protein L11 — translated: MAKKITGYIKLQIAAGQANPSPPVGPALGQRGVNIMEFCKAFNASTQQMEQGVPVPTVITVYADRSFTFQTKTPPTSYFLIKASKKKKGGSTPGRDIAGSVTKAQIREIAEQKMPDLNCATIEAAMLQVEGSARSIGLEVVG
- the rplA gene encoding 50S ribosomal protein L1 gives rise to the protein MAKKGKRLTSSYEAIDRDAFYSVDDAVKMIKERATAKFDETIELALNLGVDPRHADQNVRGVVALPHGTGKTMRVAVFAKGDKAEAAKAAGADFVGGDDLAEKIQAGETGFDRVIATPDMMGVVGKLGKVLGPRGLMPNPKLGTVTPDVETAVKNAKAGEVQFRVEKAGLVHAGIGKASFSEQQLSENLQAFLGAILKAKPTGAKGTYLKKISLSSTMGPGVKVTVSEASAG
- the tuf gene encoding elongation factor Tu (EF-Tu; promotes GTP-dependent binding of aminoacyl-tRNA to the A-site of ribosomes during protein biosynthesis; when the tRNA anticodon matches the mRNA codon, GTP hydrolysis results; the inactive EF-Tu-GDP leaves the ribosome and release of GDP is promoted by elongation factor Ts; many prokaryotes have two copies of the gene encoding EF-Tu); this translates as FYFRTTDVTGTIELPEGTEMVMPGDNISMQVNLIAPIAMDDGLRFAIREGGRTVGAGVVAKIIE
- the rplJ gene encoding 50S ribosomal protein L10, which codes for MNREQKQDLISSLNALLQGQSFVAVTHYKGLTVKQLEDLRGKAREAGAGFRVTKNRLTRLALAGTKFEDLSELFTGPTAIAYSEDPVAAAKVCANFAKDNENLVILGGSLDGQIMDIAQVGALAKLPSLDELRAKLVGMISTPATRIAGVLQAPGGQLARVLNAKAQQGEAA
- the rplL gene encoding 50S ribosomal protein L7/L12 codes for the protein MADLEKIADDLSNLTVLEAAELSKMLEEKWGVSAAAPVAVAAAGGAVAGGEAAEAKDDFDVILAEVGDKKINVIKEVRAITGLGLKEAKDLVEGAPKPVKEGVPKAEAEEIKKKLEEAGAKVELK
- the rpoB gene encoding DNA-directed RNA polymerase subunit beta, translating into MSKSFTGRKWIRKNFGRIPSVATMPNLIEVQKSSYDTFLRTGASAAEREVSGLQEVFKSVFPIKDFSGKGELEFVAYDLEDPKYDVDECRQRGLTFSAPLKVTLRLVVWDIDEETGARSVRDIKEQDVYMGDMPLMTDNGTFIINGTERVIVSQMHRSPGVFFDHDRGKTHSSGKYLFAARVIPYRGSWLDFEFDAKDLVYVRIDRRRKLPVTTLLYALDSIESEELRAKRAKQGKTIDAHEITGMSSEEILDYFYDTVTYTFDKKGWKTPFDAERMKGAKLPFDLVDAKTGRVKVEAGSKLSTRVAAKLEKDGVKELRISTEELIGKFIAKEIVNLETGEIHAEAGAEITEEMLEELLEQKITSIDVLAIDGVNIGPYIRNTLALDKNTTREEALVDIYRVMRPGEPPTLDTASAMYRSLFFDSERYDLSAVGRVKMNARLDFSLDDVPDTTRVLRKEDILSIVKVLVQLKDGKGDIDDIDHLGNRRVRSVGELMENQYRVGLLRMERAIRERMSSVEIDTVMPHDLINAKPAAAAVREFFGSSQLSQFMDQTNPLSEITHKRRLSALGPGGLTRERAGFEVRDVHPTHYGRICPIETPEGPNIGLINSLATFARVNKYGFIESPYRKVVNGKVTNEVVYQSAMEEGRYKIAQANEPIDEKTGRFQDDLINCRKAGDFVMIPPEEIDYMDVSPKQLVSVAAALIPFLENDDANRALMGSNMQRQAVPLLRAEAPLVGTGIEDVVAQDSGASVTARRSGVVQQIDATRIVVRATEDTSSSAPGVDIYRLQKFQRSNQNTCINQRPLVKVGDIVAKADIIADGPSTQLGELALGRNVLVAFMPWNGYNFEDSILISERIVRDDVFTSIHIEEFEIMARDTKLGQEEITRDIPNVGEEALGNLDEAGIVYVGAEVGPGDILVGKVTPKGESPVTPEEKLLRAIFGEKASDVRDTSMKVSPGATGTVVEVRVFNRRGIDKDERALAIERMEIEQLVKDRDDEKAILERSLNERFKELILNRKIVSGPKGVEEGKMVTEDVLAALTPGQWRQIVIANDQVMADVEELKKSFENSVAVIDERFDDKVEKLQRGDELPPGVLKMVKVFVAVKRKLQPGDKMAGRHGNKGVISKIVPIEDMPYLEDGTQADIVLNPLGVPSRMNVGQILETHLGWACRGLGVQIGELLASYKTTKSDKDIRAFMKNVYGEKDYKSDIHPLQENELIELTTNMQNGVPIATPVFDGARESDIAEMLEKAGLDTSGQVTLYDGTTGEPFDRKVTVGYIYMLKLHHLVDDKIHARSIGPYSLVTQQPLGGKAQFGGQRFGEMEVWALEAYGAAYTLQEMLTVKSDDVSGRTKVYESIVRGDDTFEAGIPESFNVLVKEMRSLCLDVELSHSGTS